The nucleotide window ATGTCAGCGCGCAGATGTTATATGTCTAAAAGTACCACATCTAACATCTGTGCAAATGGCTGTTTGGCAGGGAAATGACTCATTTCATTAGAACATGTTCTGCCAAGTCATATTGGGAACATCACAggtggaaataaaacaaatcatgACTGAAATTTACTGGACAATTAATAcagccattttttttaatcatgtgcATATagagacaggaaaaaaattCATGGCTCTCGACTGACTTTGCACTATATGAAGACTGcttttacaaaaaaagagagaaaagggaagaaaatgCCTAAAAGCTACAGTGTGGCGTGGTGCACTACCACAAGGGTAAAGAACCCAGAACTAAGTTTTGCAAGCTGCTGAACCGAAAAACTGAGCCTTAAGGAGACAAAGTGGATACAGGCAATAAAACAAGAGACCTCAGAAGGACAAATGACAATTCTGTGGAATCCCAATACTCGCTCTGTTTCGCAGCAAGCATTCTGTCAGTGAgaagtaaaatatataaatgccAATTTAGGACTACTATATTTACTTCAGGCTAAGCCAAAGCATTTTGAAAGTGTGCAGCAGCAGTGAGCTCCAGAGTTTTTCCTGGCTCAGAACAGGGCTTTGGGTGGTGACTATGTATGTTAGCAAAACTGGCCTGCGCAAATTCATCTATTTCCTTAGCCATTTATCCAATCCAGGGTCACGGGAGAGCTGGAGCCAATCCCAACTGCTATAGGCCGAGTACTCTGCATAGTTCGGGTCTGTACGGGCTCACCAAATGTAATGTTTTCATACACTATGCATGTCTTTGAACACAATATAGTATTATGTAATAATACTATATtgtgtccaaagacatgcagttaggtTAATAGGTGATTCTAAGTTTGTGgttatctgtctctctgtgtaaaccctgcgacagactggcgacctgtccagggtgtgcccTCCCTCTATGATCGCTGGGATAGGCTGTGCGACCCTtataaggataagcagaagagaatggatggatgtatatTAACAAATCACAGCTCTTTAAGAGCACCATATGTCTAGTTAGTAATTTGGAAGCAAATGTTACTCATGTGGAGAATTCAGAGTGCTATGAATATTATGCTTGGAAGTGTCTTAGCAAACTGACTTAGCACAATAACAGGGCCTTAAagccttatttaaaaaaaaagatttagtcTTTAATTGTGCACATATCAAAGCTTGTTTTCCCATTTTTAGCCTTTCCTATAGCTTTATATTTAGAGTACAGACAGTGCAGTGGCATCTGCACTCCCTCTCTGCAAGAAAGTGGTTTTTGAAAATGCTACGACGTAACCATGAGTCTGTCAGGGTAGCCACACTGCCATGACTCATCTGGACACTTCAAAGGAACAAAGCCATGCTTAATATTGTTAGTAACACCTGTGCTTTCCCCATGATGACAAGTTAAAatggctggtgtgaaaaatgcATAGGGATaatgttgaataaaagtaatacATTTTGCTCCTTCTGCACTTTTCATCATCCTCTtcaaaaatacatgtttgaAGTTCTTAGATGTTTGGTATGTCTAATCTCTGACTATAAATTGTGCAAGATTTGTCCAGCTTAGGACACGTTGAACGGCGATGTCAGCCATCTGCATCCAAAGCACATGCTCTAAACAAAAGAAGTGACTTGGCAAAGTAGAAAGTGATGCTGTGTGATAAAAATGACTGTCATTATAAGATGTCTGGAAATCCAGCAGGCACAGTAACATACAGAGAAGCTACATTGTGATTCTGTGTGCATTCACTTTGTGCACTTTTGTGTGGAGAGATTACCTTAAGAAATTATCTTAGCCTAATAACGTGCTGGCAAGCAGTTCTAAACTCCGACAAGGCATGCTTTATCAATGAAATTCAAGCCGCCTTTCAGCCTTTTAACATTCTCAATGTGCACTAccaggaaaaagctgaaaatctcTTCTTGTCATCTCAGTTGCAAACTTCTACTGGCATAAGAATCTTGACATGCAAAGCGCTCTCGCCCCTGCAAATACAGAAATTACTCTTCCATGCCATTTGTTTACttggtttttttatttgtttcaatgttttctctctcttcatctcCCTGCTGTTTTGTGTCAGCATATTTTGCTccctggagagagagagatggagcaaaAGGATTTATTCTCATGCTGTTCTCTCAGCTCCATATATGAGATGTGGACTCTCATGCCAGGTTGGAGTACTTTCTGCTGCATTTGCACATTGCATGACTCTGCTTCTTTTTGCCTCTGACACAGACTCATAATCAGACCCTTGCTGCCTTCTCCAGCTCGAACCTGCCCTGAGCCAAAACACAGTGGCTACATATTTGCACAAATTTCAGGCTTTTTACATTCACTTAACgaaaatgcacatattaaagTAAAACTTGCATTAAGTTAAATAGTTTACAGTTATCCTATATTATTAtctactttattcttcagcgTCACAGGAAGAAAATGATACTGCTCTACATTATTGAACCACAAAGTAAAAATTAGCTCCACCTCAATGAAATGCAACGTTACTATTTGACATCCACCTTTTTTACCctcatttgatcaaactttctGTGTTATTTTCTAATTAAAACATTATTCCCAAAAATATACTCGATTGAAAATGTATAACATTTACAAACATTAGCTAAGGATACAGTATTatcaggtttttttgttttataattgATTCTAATTGTTTTGCTTCTCAGACTTTCATTGAGATGGAGACAGCTGCTTAGACAGCTAAAGCTAGAGAGCTGGAGTATGGCACTGATGCACACAGCATCAATGTcataaaaaggaataaaaaggcattttatttcttattacAACTTTATCAATTATAAAGTTTGACCACTCTCAACCTCAGTTTTCGCAGCTATGCCTCTTTGCCTTTGGGAGGCAGTAATCCTGAGTGCAGTAACACAGCCATATGTGGCTGTGAATGCACGTCTTTGACTTAAAAATGAGGACACCTCCTGTCTGTTCAAGATGAATGACAGAAGCAAATTCACTCTAAGCAGATCCAGAGATGCCAGATTTCTCCTAACAAAGCCTTTTGTTTTACCTGAAATCAACTTTGGCATGCAAAGACTCCCTCACGCACTGCTCTGTGTGTTCTCCTGAAAGAGAAGGTGGGGACCTTGAGATTTCTACAGGTATTCATAATGTTTCATTTCTGTCAGTCTTTGTTCTCTCTTTCGCTCCGGAGGGTCCGTGTTTCACCTGGACTAGACAGCAAAGACACGCAACTCTGGATCTCAGATCGCTCCCAAGGTGCCTCTTAGCATTGTCTCCTTCAAAATCTGCAAATGACAGATGCTGCCGCCACAGCAGCAACCCTGCTGCACTCAGGGAAAACCCGGCTGCATCTCCTAAACATAAAGTGGCTGGTCAGGATTACATATTTGGCTGGGCAGATATGTGCTCCCAGCTGGGGGTTAGAtggcctcttctctctctcactttctctctctctgtttgtttgtttttcagggttttttttccttttcataagCCCTCTAATTCTGCTGCTGTGGACTGTATCTCTGCCATCCCCTGACTCACAGAGTAGAGCATGCACAATTCCCCCTACCATGTGAACCTTATTGTGCACAGCACCCCCTCTCTGTTTCCTAGTAGCTCCCCTGTTTCCCAAGGCTTATCTTCCAACTGGCAGACATGGGATATCACACCTCGCACAGATATCGAGTCTCTCTTCCCAACTGCCTCCCTTCATGTCTGCCCCTGTCATCCTTGCTCTGCATCTCCTTTGCCCTCAGCTCTCACACCTCTTAGGTTGTCACACCGCATCCGTGCATCTGGCTGTAATTGATGTGCAGGTATGCAGTGCTGCACACATGACTGCTAAACAAATAGATTTTGACACATTCACAGACTATATTTAAATACATGCTGCACTTTTTTACTTGCACTGCGCCTTGAACTGATGTGCAGTGATATTGTCTACATGTTTAATGTGGATGTAATCAAGCATCTCTAAATGATTAATAAGTATTTAATAAGGAAgtcatatttgattttgtttaattaTGTAAATTAATCAATTGGTTCCTTATGAAACACtcaagaaactgaaaaaaccTAACCTATGGAGCCTGCATGTCCATAGTTGCACAGATAGATGAAGGTCTGAGAAGTATAAATGAGCACACATTCAATTTCACATTaagtaaaatattattttgaacAAAATGGATCCAATTACTTTCTATACCTTCTAAATATAAATCCACATACACCTTTATGTGTTTAAAAGTATCATGCACTTGCTGCAAAGCGTGAGAGATGGTAAGTAGAGTACATCTCTTCAAGATGTTCCTACTGTCACAATGTATTAACGATGTGCTACCAAGAGAAATACTAAACTGATCCCTCTTTTGGAAGTCAAATAGCTTGTGGAATAAAATCTTAAGACAAACAGTGTTGCAGACAGATGTGCAAcatttcacagcactgtagcGGCAGACGTGTTGCACGGAGAGGGTCTCTCAGAAGTGCTCCCATTGTCTTATCTTTGCAGAGCGGGACTTGGCCTGACTGTGGTTGTTTGATGAAGCGATGGTAAGGTTAAGTAAACTGTATGTGCAAACTTCATGTGCACACATGGCATCTGGGGAGTGTGATAAGGTTGCCGTTTATGGCCACTGGCAACATTTTGTACTCATTATAATcctgtttggacaatggaacaTCCTTGTTtacaaaaactgacaaaaagcaCCAACTCATTTGGAATGAATCGAGTGTTTCTCATCAACAGTTTTGCCTCAATTTTTCAAGCAGGCAGGGATATATTGTAGATATTCCATGTTTATTTCAGATTTTCTAATTACCTGGTATCTTATAGCTCCTTAAATGTTCTACAAACTGATTATTTCCCACATTCTCTGTGAAATCGAGGCAAAAAGTATTCTTCAGTTTAGTGTCTTATACATGACTGAAAAAAGCTAAAAGCTTGTAATTATAGCTGAATAATGAGTTAACCTATTCACCCTTGCTTTAACACTGTCTTTCACAGCTCCAACTTAGCACTTAAGTAGGAGGGTTTCCATCATACTGATGGTGGATTGAATATAAATTTGAATCACAGCTGGCTTTGCCTCGATTAAATCATTTGCAAGGGTTTGCTGGATTTAGCAGAGATGCAATCAGTCTGAGATGTGCCGGAGACAAGATAAATATCTCCTGAATTTACACAGTTATTATCACAAAGAGGATAGAATTAGTTCATTCTCCCAAATACCTTGATACATACTTTGTACTACTCTACTGACGCCAATCCGTCCTGATTAAAATGAAGCCCAAGTTATTTTGCCTTTGATTTTGACCCTGGTGTTATGACAAACAAAGATGTAAATGTGCGGAtgtgtcaggatacatttcaagCACTTTGGAAGAAGAAACAAAGAGGTCTGAGCGGTAAGCATCCCTTCAGCTacgattaattaaaaaaacgaAGTGATCTGACATTGCCCGTAACTATTTACAGTGATCTAACAGTGAAAGTCCCGGAATGATTTTTCATATAGACCATGTGTCTGCATGAGTCTGGCTTTTGATCTAAACCAACCTAATATCATGTGAGTTTCCTGGAAAGTAAACAGTTTTCAAACTAGCCCAAAAAAGGCCAGTGTTGTACGTAGGGTGGTTTTCAACAGATCTGTCTTCCATTACAAATATTGAAGGAAGTTTATGAACATGGCTTGTAAAAAAGGCTTTGTCCTGCTTTAATTTCACCCcagatttatattttatgatGATATTTTGATTCCTTCTGTAAATGTTTTGAATTGGCATTTTCTTTTAGGTACAAGTTATATAATAGGAAGCAGACAGTTCCTATGTTAGCACGCTAAATTCTAACCAATAAGCTGTGCACTTTTCTGTACACCCCGATTTCCTACTCATACCAAATAAGGCTGTCAGATGAAACTAAGACAGCAAACCAGTAGATCCCATAATAGCTGGACTAATTGAGCCTCACTGGAATTTGTAGACGTTTTTTTGATGTACTTCATACTTGGCAGGTGTAAGGCTGATGGTCAAAGTGAGTGCACGTTGTAGTCTGAAGTTGTTTAAAAGAGCAGTTGTCGAGGGGAAAAAAGGCcaagaaatacaaacacagattCCTTCATTTATTAGTGAGATGTTCCACAGACTGAGTAAATATTCACGGGTAGGTAGCCAACAGAATTGTGACTGCTTTGAGGAAAAGAGATTACAATTTGAAAGTTCCACTAAGGCTCCATTACTCAGACTATTTTAGGATCTGCATGTATTCTATCTTACTGGGAATTTAATGGAGGGTTTACAATACGCTCGTCTCTCTGCTTTCATTAGCCACCCACAAGGTGTAGTCTTGGAACTGGAGGTGTACTTAGTCAGCGAAGGAATTTCATTTCCAGTAACTTCAAAGTTGCACTATGGGCTGTACAGCGTGAGtcatcagaagctgctgagctTAGCTGCTAATCAATAACCTCGTTTTTAAAAAGATACAAAAGATAGGAAATACTACATTTGATGTATTTCTAattgaaattttaaatatttaccaATTACACATTAAAGTAACACCCTCCTAACTAATATCTAAAGTTTATTTAGCTAACATTATTAGTTACTTTATATTAGATCATAGATAATTTCTTGGATATGCCATAGGGCCAATGTTAAAGGTCACATGCATGTTTCTTTGAGTCGCCTTCATTTTTAGAGTAGAGCACGCTCTCAGATCAGtaacaaaacctttattttaaaACGTCCCTCTCTAtataactaataataatgatacttAATATATACGAGACACTAGATATACTTTAGATATGAAATTATAATTAACTATCAAGGAACGATTTTTACCCAAAAGCTAATCTCTTTAAAAGTAATAGCATCAAAATGCATAATACaacacatcacatttttggACATGGTGATTCAGCATAACAACTTTAGTGCATCCCACCTTTCGTGACCAGCTCAACATGTCCAGGGAGAGTTGCATTTTGTGCAGCAAATGATTTATTTCTGTCATCTTACCTTGAGGCTTGGTCTTAGGGATTTTCCCACAAGGCTTGGTGGCTGTGACGGTGGCGGCGCAGGTTGCGTCCATGAGCGCTCGCTTTAGCACTCCCGTTCTGTTCTTCTTGCCCGTTGCCAGATCGCACTCCCCCCAGGCCTGGAAGTCGTATTTGCATTCGCCTATCAAGTAAAAAGACATCAGACTTTAAATCACCTGCTTTTCGTTAGTGAAGTAGCTCGAAGAAAGAATGGTATGGACGGGATCAGAAAGGAAACCTGCACATCTTACATTTGTTTCTAAAAGGAGTCCATTGTAATCAGTGACAGTAACAAGCCTCTGAGCCTGGGGAGTGCTGAGTCATTGACTTTGAATGGGCGTTTGATGAGCAGTTGCCTACCCTCTTCCATCAAGAGAAACTGTCCACCGCTCACAAAGTGTCTTCATGAGACCATTTTCTTAACAACAAACTaaagtgtgtttatgttttttcctgCTGGAATCGGTGATGCTTCACAGTTTGAGTCCCATATTCTTGATATGATGAAACCTTCTAAAAGATGAATGTAATCAAGCAGAGCCTGGCTCCTGGATAGATGTAATTTTAGAGCAGGACAATTTTACATATTCGTGATGTTTGGGGGCGAGGTCTTGCTGGTGCTTTCATTTTATCATACATTTTAAACAACTTAAATTCAACCAAAAGAAGTGCAAGATTGCTCTAGACGGATGGCAGCAGTCGCTAATGATCTGTATGTTACGGATATTGGTTTGAAAAGCATGCAGGCGTGTGTATGTTAGTGTTGGTTTATGTACTGTATGTCCATGTCCCCCTTATCTCTCTCcattaatttttttcccccagtctAGCCGGGTTCCCTCGAGGATGTGACACTCATTCTTCTGCCTCCTCTCTCATCAAAGCATCAGCGCCCTTGTCACTGCTTCTGAGATCCCAAGGTGCTCATCAGAGGAGGGGAGAGGTGGGAGAAGGGGCGAGGAAAAGAGGGGTGAAGAGCGAAGAGGAGGAGTGACAGGGCCATTGTTGCAAGAATCCTACAGGGACTTCCTGAGCAACCAACTTTAAAAACCCCATGCCTCCACAGCTGTAATTTGTCTTGGAGAGAGAGCTCCCTTGCTGACTACCAGGAATTTGTCAGGCAGCTCATGTATTCTTTAAAGTGTTTCATACAGTGTAacatacagtatttgtgcaggCAAAAATGATGGTTGCAAAAGTGTGAAAACACCCTCTCATTAATGACTATTTATTAAACCAAAGTCTCAAATCACTGAATATAATTTGTTAAGGAGGGAAAAAGACCTCAGTCATAACtcatttctacagaggctaaaGAAACTGGATTGCCATCAGTCAACATTTTGCTTTTGATGTTGTTTCATACATTTCACCATCACTAACACCATCCCCACCATCTATTCTTTTCACCACTTATTCTTTATTTCTAGAATGATTTCTAGTTTAAGTCCATCTTGCTTTCAAAATCTTAAAAAATATGCACATAAATTTTATGTACAGTACTGTGGTCATGAGCCCTCCAAATttccttatattttgcttccaacaagatttttgtcatttttaaagtggtctgaAGCAGTTTTCTAAAggaatttttgtttgtttgtcaagCTATTTAATACTGATCTataaatatttcaaggataaaaaagTCACCTTTCTTTTTCAAAGCTGATCCTTTTTTTAGTTGAATGTATataaaatgccaaagataataCACAGTGTGACAGATATAAATGAGCaattttgcaccaacaaggtgattcctaaAAGCTGTTAACTGAAAACTTGCTATAGCTCAAAAAACATGAACGGTATGTGAAAGTCATGTCTTTTGCTGGAAAAGAAAtgcagcaaagacctgacacaggacctgagagacaCGGCCATTTCTGATGAGTACCTGATCTATCtactcatcagaaatggtctcagagGAAGCGTGGCTGTCAGTCATTTTAAGGAAgggaaaaggctgaggtatgctaAATTACATAAGAATTGGACTGACTGCGACAAAATGTCTTGGGGAGTGATAGATCTAAATTTTAAATGTGCGTTTCCAATCATCACGAGTATGTATGGAGGacaggaggtcaggagagaggtacaacagtacAGTACAGGAGGAGGCTCTGTTATAGTTTAGGGctccatttcagccagtggtgtttgctagaattgatggaattatgagtATAGAAAAGCATGCTTGGATAGAAAAACATACAATGGAGCactgtcagtcatggattggtctGCCCAGAGCTTAAATAACATTATCAAAGCGATGTGAGATCATGTTGaaagagaacagagaaaaaggcagccaacattcaaagaagagctttgaatgttcttTAAGAAGCCTGGataactattcctgaagactacttaaagaaataaaaagaaagcttgACTAAGAGGGTTCAGACTATGTTAAAGAATGAAGGtgatcataccaaatattgacttttaacCTTGTTAGAATGGTATAAACTAGTGTTTTTGCCTTATGTACTATATATTCTTGTATGTGCACATGTCTACATTTCATCACTGCACCTTTTTCCCATTTTCTGAGCAATATATAAAGAAACAAGTGATGTCTTGAGACTTTTGCAAAACTATTGCATGCTTGTATTGGTTCTATGACATATGAGTATATGGGGATGGTCATCTATTATATGGAGTGGGCAGAATTTGTTCTATGACTACCCCTTAATCCCTTTCCTGGCAATAAGAGATCCagatatttataattatttattattttaattactttcatgcattttcatttccacctAATAAAGAAGCAATGtgcttgtgtttttgtgctatGAAAAACCTGCATACGTTAACAGTTTTATAGAAATGCACCACGGAACCAAATATTGCTACTTCCTAGTAATTCTTCTCCATTCAGCTCTCACATATTTTTATCTGTTTAAGCTTTCTGTGGATTCATATTGTATCAGCCACTGCAGCACTCCATATGACTTATCTCTTTCGGTTTATTATGATGAGACCCAttagctgctgtgtttgttaCCTTGGTCACCAGTCCCATAGGTGCTCGTGTTTTTTGTGTCATGCTGCTGGAAACCCCAGTTTTACAATATTGTGCCCACCtcttatattaatatttattctCCTCGCATCACTGTGTTATACTTTGGCAAGAGGCAAAGAACAGTTTGGGCCGTGTGCTGCAAACTGGAAAACCAACGTTAACCTAGTTTTCACTAGTTGGTTTTTAAGGGTCTTTTGGGTCTTAGTATTCTAATTAGATGTAAGAGTTTTGCCAGATGGGATGTCAAATCTTTCATGCTCAGGACTCTTAGAACtatactcaaaaaaaaaaaatcccagtttTTCATGTCTCTTTTAAGACTTCATAGCTAAAGGCATATAATACAGCTCCTTATTTGAGTACGCTACCTACTAGAGCTTAGATAATAAGTGTACTAGTCACATAGTATATTAATTAATGGCAAACAGACATTTTACTCAGCTGCAGCATATCCAAATACACACCTAACAGCCAGGGTTGAAGTAGAGGGTCTTTTAACACCTATTCTTACAGGTTCTGTGGGGCGCAGGCACCAAATGTTACAGTGTTTATCCATTTTTTTCACTGCTCTCATTTTGCAGGATTTCCAGCCAAGAGGGGCAATTcacacttttaattttttttcttttcttaactAACTTTCCACAGTTTCAAACACACAGGCGTGAAACTTAATGCCACTCGTCCAAAACTTTTCTTGCTGTAATCTATGTAGCCAGTTAGCACCATTATTTCCTGCAGTGTGTTCATCATTCGTGACAGGCTCATTGCAGAGCAGCAGGCTCCGGCCTGACAGGCCTTACTGTGGGAACAAATGTCCTCCAGGCTTGTCACTGCAAGACATTTCGGCTGTAAAAGCCTCACCGTCTCAAGCCCAAAAAAGAAAGtgacaatgctgggcaattattCCTATGTTTTCCATGACAATATATTATATACTGCATAGACGTTTTTGTTGTACCTCTAATTAGCTAGCTTACTCATTCCTATTCTGAAAATGGGACCATTGTTTGTGTAAATGACGGGCCACAATAAATCATCGGGAGACGTGGTGGGAGATGGATGGCATCCATGTATTTGTACAGAAGGAGGGGAGTCCTGGGTCATTTAGAAGgcataaattatttaaaaacttaaaacagtAGGTATTCTAAATTCTACTAGAAGAGTAGATCCTTCTTTTCCTACTTCAACAAAGCAACATGTGAACATTTATCACCTCCAAACTTCTTTTTCCAGTTGCAAGGGATCTTGCAGCGCTGGGTCTTGATGGTCTGCTTGCAGTCAGTGCCGGCGCGTGTTCCCTCCCTGGTGCCGAGTCCACAGTCCCCTTCGTTGGCTACGCACACACTCCACTGCCAATCCCCACAGTCTGACTTGCGCTCCTTCTTTCCTGCAGAATCAGCCACACAGCACACTAAACATCCATATTATAACACAACATCAAAATAGATAGCGTTGAGCAGGAATGCCACCTATTTTCCGCATGAACGTCTGTTTACAGATCTTGTAAAAAGTTGCTCACAAAACCTGACAAAAGACAGCAAATGTCACTACTTGAGGCTGAAAACAACATATTTGGGACCCAAGACAACACAGAAGGAATCAAATCTGGAGGCATGAATTTAGCGAGATGTGAACTTATCAGCTCTTCTCTACTAAAGCTAGTAGCTACAGGTTGTATTACCTCTGTCAGTATAAAACAACTGAAACTTAATGAAGTGAGAGGGCCGGAGCTCCACTGAGGGTAATCTAAAACATAGACTAAACAGATGATAGTGCTTGCTCTATTACACTGATTTTTGTACTTGCTGCCAAAAGTTAATGACAGCTCACAGTgcactcacacactgctgaccTAAACTGGTGAAGAACTGTCTGAAAAACCATTGATTGTTGTTCATTGTGTAGTTTAGGACAAACAAggtgtgttttccttttgttttgtttgcaatttcttaaaataaatgaatatagcACAAATAATATAGTATTCCAATAACGTGGTTCTCCATTACTCATGTCAACTCCTGTAATGGCGTGTGTTCAGCCAGACACCCACGTGATTCTGTTATCTTCTCTTCTAGAGGGTCAAAACTTGAGATTTTAACATCAACTGTGAAGTTATTTCCCACAGTGAAGTCATGATTTAGGTCTTACATCAATCTTGCtcgtcatttttatttattaaatcttCTGTTTATGAATTCCTGCAGCAATTGCAGCCCAACTTCAGTTAGATGGTAGAAACTGCAAGGAtagatggatggttggatgttCGTCTGTTAAAGTACCCCCTTTAGGACTGTATCACCTTATTTTAAGGCAGCTGTAATGAGTTTAGGTGTTTGCACTAATTTCCAATGCAAATTAACTTTTTTCCCCTGAATTTAAATTaggttaaatgtgttttctttaccCAAGCGGGATTactccactttttttttgttccttattGCAAATTATTCCTATTTGTCTCTTGTTAATTCTCATAGGAGACCAATTATTTTATCCTCAAAGTTGTATTTTAAAacttatatttgtattttttgaagAGTTCTGTATGACTAAATTAGTTGTTCGACAGGACAATGAAATGTGACAGCATGCACACTGCTTAATTTAAGGTTAACTAACACTTTTCCTCTTTATCTTCTGACAAGTATACTTAACAGTTTGAAGGAATCaccttgtttttctgctttgcCTCCTTCAGCTGCAATCACTGTAAGCACCAGGAGTGCTATTGCCACCCGTGTCCACTGCTTCTGTCCATTCATTCTGAAAGTCCCAAAGAGACAGCTGTTAGCAGGAGAATCCTACTTCTTCACGGTTTAAATGTTACAGATCAACATTAAGCATTATTCTGTGTTCCTTAAAATGCTTTTTCTATAAGCAACTATAGTCATCTAATCCACTCCCTTAGTTCACACAGGACACAAAACCCCAATCCCAGCAAATAATCTGATATCATTGCCACTCCACATCAGCTAAAGCTCAGAT belongs to Oreochromis niloticus isolate F11D_XX linkage group LG17, O_niloticus_UMD_NMBU, whole genome shotgun sequence and includes:
- the ptn gene encoding pleiotrophin → MNGQKQWTRVAIALLVLTVIAAEGGKAEKQGKKERKSDCGDWQWSVCVANEGDCGLGTREGTRAGTDCKQTIKTQRCKIPCNWKKKFGGECKYDFQAWGECDLATGKKNRTGVLKRALMDATCAATVTATKPCGKIPKTKPQDAKKQKKEGKKRERTQMADELV